A window of Borrelia sp. A-FGy1 contains these coding sequences:
- the ftsA gene encoding cell division protein FtsA, whose product MSRNLIVGLDVGTSKICTVVAEVNLNNQLEIVGIGTSVSRGVRKGVLINIEAALDSISNSIEAAELISGCDISTLSVSMSGSSIEGTNSRGVVAINSKTREIDEEDVDRVIEAAKAIVIPMDREILHVVPQEFIVDGIPHIKNPIDMMGIRLEGEVHIITGSSSSSQNLVRCVNRAGFSVDEIVLGSLASSYSTLSKEEREMGVLFIDMGKGTTDIILYIDGSPYYTGVVPIGANRVTLDIAQVWKVPEDVAENIKITAGVAHISVLESQMESVIIPNLGTRPPQEKSRKELAIIINSRLGEIFEIIKVEIMKRGLYNKINGGIVLTGGGALFPGISNLMEEVFKYPSRIGFPMNINGVGEEYIDPKFASALGLVLYRHEQQKFNKLKKINNKSKKQNKISSKLKGWFLKEWF is encoded by the coding sequence GTGTCTAGGAATTTGATAGTGGGATTGGATGTTGGAACTTCAAAGATTTGTACTGTTGTTGCTGAAGTAAATTTAAACAACCAATTGGAAATAGTTGGAATAGGCACTAGTGTGTCAAGAGGTGTTAGGAAGGGGGTCCTTATAAACATTGAAGCAGCTCTTGATTCAATCTCTAATTCTATTGAAGCTGCTGAGCTTATTTCTGGATGTGATATTTCTACTCTTTCTGTTTCTATGTCAGGTAGTAGTATCGAAGGCACTAATTCTCGTGGAGTTGTTGCAATAAATTCGAAAACTAGGGAAATTGATGAAGAAGATGTTGATCGTGTTATTGAGGCAGCTAAGGCAATTGTAATTCCTATGGATAGAGAAATTTTACATGTGGTTCCTCAGGAATTTATTGTAGATGGTATTCCTCATATAAAGAATCCAATCGATATGATGGGGATTCGTCTTGAAGGAGAAGTGCATATTATTACAGGGTCTAGCTCTTCAAGTCAAAATTTAGTTAGATGTGTAAATCGTGCTGGATTTTCTGTTGATGAGATTGTTCTTGGAAGTTTGGCATCGTCATATTCTACTTTGTCTAAAGAAGAGAGGGAAATGGGGGTTCTGTTTATTGATATGGGCAAGGGGACAACAGATATAATTCTTTATATCGATGGCTCTCCTTATTATACTGGTGTGGTTCCTATTGGTGCAAATAGAGTAACTCTTGATATTGCTCAGGTATGGAAGGTCCCTGAAGATGTTGCTGAGAATATTAAAATAACAGCAGGAGTTGCTCATATTTCTGTACTTGAGAGTCAAATGGAAAGTGTTATTATTCCTAATCTTGGAACTAGACCTCCCCAGGAGAAGAGTAGAAAAGAATTAGCTATTATTATTAATTCAAGGTTAGGTGAAATTTTTGAAATAATTAAAGTTGAAATAATGAAAAGAGGACTTTATAACAAAATTAACGGAGGAATTGTTTTAACTGGTGGGGGAGCATTATTTCCTGGTATTTCTAATTTAATGGAAGAGGTATTTAAATATCCATCAAGAATAGGATTTCCAATGAATATTAATGGAGTAGGGGAGGAATATATCGATCCTAAGTTTGCCTCTGCTCTTGGTCTTGTTCTTTATAGACATGAACAGCAAAAATTCAATAAATTGAAGAAAATAAATAATAAATCTAAGAAGCAAAACAAAATATCTTCAAAGTTGAAAGGTTGGTTTTTGAAAGAGTGGTTTTGA
- a CDS encoding FtsQ-type POTRA domain-containing protein gives MIAYKKFLLNYIYVIVSIILLEVIFIIFVSPYFLIRYISFNDGINISKKDIIKISGIKPNTYYYEADVNSYEANIKKDLRIKNVKVKLIFPNKISINIEKRFPVVAAYENIDGSFVYYFIDSDGVILEKGRDLIYDLPIVSGLNLNDNEVGDFLEDRMATVIKKLNYIKINKNTLYNLISEINFLKLNFYDYKITLYMKNIYNKILITADMSLMGALHKVLMIADLLKESSGTIDLRSGDIILLGEN, from the coding sequence ATGATAGCTTATAAAAAGTTTTTATTAAATTATATATATGTAATTGTTTCTATTATTTTACTTGAGGTTATTTTTATTATTTTTGTATCACCTTATTTTTTAATTAGATATATTAGTTTTAATGATGGTATTAATATTTCTAAGAAAGATATAATAAAAATTTCAGGTATTAAACCTAATACTTATTATTATGAAGCTGATGTCAATTCTTATGAAGCGAATATTAAGAAAGATTTAAGAATAAAAAATGTAAAAGTGAAACTTATATTTCCTAATAAGATTAGTATTAATATTGAAAAGAGATTTCCAGTTGTTGCTGCTTATGAGAATATTGACGGTAGCTTTGTTTATTATTTTATTGATTCAGATGGTGTAATACTAGAAAAAGGTAGAGACTTAATTTATGATTTGCCCATAGTTAGTGGATTGAATTTAAATGATAATGAAGTTGGTGATTTTTTAGAAGACAGGATGGCTACTGTTATAAAGAAACTTAATTATATTAAAATAAATAAGAATACCTTGTATAATTTAATATCAGAGATCAATTTTTTAAAATTGAATTTCTATGATTACAAGATAACTTTATATATGAAAAATATATATAATAAGATATTAATAACAGCTGATATGAGCTTAATGGGTGCATTGCATAAGGTATTAATGATAGCTGATTTACTTAAAGAGAGCTCCGGTACTATTGATTTAAGAAGTGGTGATATCATTTTGTTAGGAGAAAATTAG
- the ftsW gene encoding putative lipid II flippase FtsW, giving the protein MFLDKGSLRRYYLLVLWSLVSYGLIIFYTSSFFLSLELTGDPNFLFLMRLKYLFLSFIIFFVFERISLDFLRKIVSIILLVTLTLVLVTFLSPSISGAKRWIFLKGVSIQPSELFKLSFTIYLSSYLSKFKLKSDNNISYWIKPMLIFSSFWLLIILQNDYSTAIYFAILFFIILFVSEMSFGYMFSILFTFLPISVLFLIFEPYRVARVFAFLNPYEDPSGKGYQIIASLNALKSGGIWGKGLGMGEIKLGKLPEANSDFIFSVLGEELGFLGVCFAILLFFLFFYIGYFVSIYAKTRFKFFIAFISSLAIFLQSIMNILIAVGLLPPTGINLPFFSSGGSSIVVTMALAGLIANVAKDIESE; this is encoded by the coding sequence ATGTTTTTAGATAAAGGTTCACTTAGGAGATACTATTTACTTGTTTTGTGGTCACTTGTTTCTTATGGACTTATTATATTTTATACATCTTCATTTTTTTTAAGTTTGGAGCTTACAGGAGATCCTAATTTTTTATTTTTAATGCGTCTTAAATATCTTTTTTTAAGTTTTATTATATTTTTTGTTTTTGAAAGAATTTCTCTAGATTTTTTAAGAAAAATAGTGTCAATTATATTACTTGTAACCTTGACATTGGTTTTGGTGACATTTTTGTCTCCTAGTATTTCAGGTGCAAAAAGGTGGATATTTTTAAAAGGTGTTAGTATACAGCCATCAGAACTTTTTAAGTTGTCGTTTACAATTTATCTTTCAAGTTATTTGAGTAAATTTAAATTAAAATCAGATAATAATATTTCTTATTGGATTAAACCTATGTTAATTTTTTCTAGTTTTTGGTTGCTTATAATTTTACAAAATGATTATTCAACAGCTATTTATTTTGCTATTCTTTTTTTTATTATATTATTTGTTTCTGAAATGTCATTTGGTTATATGTTTTCTATTTTATTTACATTTTTACCAATTTCTGTTCTTTTTTTGATATTTGAACCTTATAGAGTTGCTAGGGTTTTTGCATTTTTAAATCCTTATGAGGACCCTTCAGGAAAAGGGTATCAGATAATTGCATCACTTAATGCTTTAAAGAGTGGAGGCATTTGGGGCAAAGGACTTGGGATGGGAGAAATAAAACTTGGAAAACTTCCAGAAGCAAATTCTGATTTTATTTTTTCAGTTCTTGGAGAAGAGTTGGGATTTTTAGGGGTTTGTTTTGCAATTTTACTATTTTTTTTATTTTTTTATATTGGATACTTTGTTTCTATTTATGCTAAGACTAGATTTAAATTTTTTATTGCTTTTATTTCAAGTCTTGCTATTTTTCTTCAAAGTATTATGAATATTTTAATTGCAGTTGGACTTTTACCTCCTACAGGAATAAATTTACCATTTTTTTCATCAGGTGGTTCTTCTATCGTAGTTACAATGGCACTTGCTGGACTAATTGCAAATGTTGCTAAAGATATTGAGAGTGAGTAA
- the mraY gene encoding phospho-N-acetylmuramoyl-pentapeptide-transferase, translating to MFYLLGLRLLKYITFRTAYATVFAFLLALYFGPFIILKLKKWNLDQILRKEGPKRHLNEKMGIPTMGGILIFFCVLVSLLFWSNPLNIYFLIILFVMLSFAFLGFIDDFLKIKRKSTNGLNARFKIYGQILFSFISVSILYYFGSEHVSIIYFPFIKSFKLDLGFLYIPFGMFVLISASNSFNLTDGLDGLAIGLSIVITGALIIIAYLTSRADFASYLNIPNIKGSEELVIFLGALLGGSFGFLWFNAYPAKIMMGDTGSLSIGAILGMTALILKNEILFVILAGVFVVETLSVIIQVIVYKKTKRRIFKMAPLHHHFEELGWSEMQVVIRFWIIGLIFAILALSTLKIR from the coding sequence ATGTTTTATCTTTTAGGATTAAGATTGCTTAAGTATATTACTTTTAGGACCGCTTATGCCACTGTTTTTGCGTTTTTGCTTGCTTTATATTTTGGGCCTTTTATTATATTAAAACTTAAAAAATGGAATCTAGATCAAATTTTAAGGAAAGAAGGTCCTAAGCGGCATTTAAATGAGAAAATGGGAATTCCTACTATGGGAGGTATTCTTATTTTTTTTTGTGTTTTAGTCTCTTTATTGTTTTGGTCTAATCCTTTAAATATTTACTTTTTAATTATACTTTTTGTAATGCTTAGTTTTGCATTTTTGGGATTTATAGATGATTTTTTGAAGATAAAAAGAAAAAGTACAAATGGTCTTAATGCTAGATTTAAAATTTATGGACAGATCTTGTTTTCTTTTATTTCAGTTAGTATTCTTTATTATTTTGGAAGTGAACATGTTAGCATAATTTATTTTCCATTCATTAAGTCTTTCAAGTTAGATTTAGGGTTTTTGTATATTCCCTTTGGAATGTTTGTTTTGATATCTGCCTCCAATTCATTTAATTTAACAGATGGACTTGATGGGCTTGCTATTGGGCTTAGTATAGTTATAACAGGGGCTTTAATAATAATTGCATATCTTACAAGTAGAGCAGATTTTGCATCTTATTTAAATATTCCAAATATTAAAGGTTCTGAAGAACTTGTAATATTTCTTGGAGCTTTGCTTGGGGGTAGTTTTGGATTTTTATGGTTTAATGCTTATCCTGCTAAAATAATGATGGGAGATACTGGTAGTTTATCAATTGGAGCAATACTTGGAATGACAGCTTTAATCTTAAAAAATGAGATTCTTTTTGTAATCCTTGCAGGAGTTTTTGTGGTTGAAACTTTGTCTGTAATTATTCAGGTTATTGTATATAAAAAAACTAAGAGGAGAATATTTAAGATGGCACCACTTCATCATCATTTTGAAGAACTTGGTTGGTCTGAGATGCAGGTTGTTATTAGATTTTGGATAATAGGTTTAATATTTGCTATACTTGCATTAAGTACTCTTAAGATTAGATGA
- the murF gene encoding UDP-N-acetylmuramoyl-tripeptide--D-alanyl-D-alanine ligase — translation MHIRIEDILYSLRDIKFIGNLSSMQKVVSFYSIDSREINKDNSCDSLYFAYKGDRVDGFSFVKYLIDIGVKCFVCSMDYELACIEYLENKDDLVFLLTSDVVVFLQKLAAHFIKRTNFKRIAVTGSNGKTTTKEMLYSILSEKYKTCKTWGNLNSSIGLPLSILRTGGDEEYAVFEVGISYIGEMSLLSEILNPEIVVITNISYAHMQAFENLDIVASEKGRIITKDTQIVILNESCPYHPNLREIANVRSPGSKIFNFEFNKLQIREFSMLNEKFSYDFTYKGFHYSILLPGRHNIFNAISCINLALLLGLKEDEIKKGLMNTDFQKGRVELIKVKDYLVLNDSYNGNLGSFMALKKMILDLDIEGKKFIVLGAFKELGKFSYKAHKAVVQEIILMDFEKVFLIGKEYQEVKKSENLSLSNLYYFNNFEDFIDFFVKSLDSKCFIVIKGSRSNRLERIFDYI, via the coding sequence GTGCATATAAGAATTGAAGACATTCTATATTCTTTAAGGGATATTAAATTTATTGGTAATTTAAGCAGTATGCAAAAAGTTGTTTCATTTTATTCGATTGATAGTCGTGAAATAAATAAAGATAATAGTTGTGATAGTCTTTATTTTGCTTATAAGGGAGATAGAGTAGATGGATTTTCTTTTGTTAAGTATTTAATTGATATTGGTGTTAAATGTTTTGTGTGTTCTATGGATTATGAGCTTGCATGTATTGAATATTTAGAAAATAAAGATGATTTGGTTTTTTTACTTACTAGTGATGTAGTTGTTTTTCTCCAGAAATTGGCAGCTCATTTTATTAAAAGAACAAATTTTAAAAGGATAGCTGTTACTGGTAGTAATGGCAAAACTACAACAAAGGAAATGCTTTATAGTATATTGTCTGAAAAGTATAAAACTTGCAAGACTTGGGGTAATTTAAATTCAAGTATTGGACTTCCTCTTAGTATCTTAAGAACAGGAGGAGATGAAGAGTATGCTGTTTTTGAGGTTGGTATTAGCTATATTGGAGAGATGAGTCTTCTTTCTGAAATATTAAATCCGGAAATTGTTGTTATTACAAATATAAGTTATGCACATATGCAGGCTTTTGAGAATCTAGATATTGTTGCTTCTGAGAAGGGTAGAATAATTACTAAGGATACTCAGATAGTTATCTTAAATGAGAGTTGTCCTTATCATCCTAATTTGAGAGAAATAGCTAATGTTAGAAGTCCAGGGAGTAAGATTTTTAATTTTGAATTTAATAAGCTACAAATAAGAGAATTTTCAATGTTAAACGAAAAATTTTCTTATGATTTTACTTATAAAGGGTTTCATTATTCTATTTTGTTACCAGGTAGACATAATATTTTTAATGCAATATCCTGCATTAATTTAGCTTTATTGCTTGGTCTTAAAGAAGATGAAATTAAAAAAGGGCTTATGAATACTGATTTTCAAAAGGGTAGAGTAGAGCTTATAAAAGTAAAGGACTATTTAGTGTTAAATGATTCTTATAATGGTAATTTGGGCTCTTTTATGGCTTTAAAGAAGATGATTTTGGATCTTGATATTGAAGGTAAAAAATTTATTGTTCTTGGTGCTTTTAAAGAACTTGGAAAATTTTCGTATAAAGCGCATAAAGCAGTAGTTCAAGAGATTATTTTAATGGATTTTGAAAAAGTTTTTTTAATTGGAAAAGAATATCAAGAAGTAAAGAAAAGTGAAAATTTAAGTTTAAGTAACTTATATTACTTTAATAATTTTGAAGATTTTATTGATTTTTTTGTTAAAAGTTTAGATTCTAAATGTTTTATTGTTATTAAAGGGTCGAGGTCAAATAGACTTGAAAGGATTTTTGATTATATTTAA
- the rsmH gene encoding 16S rRNA (cytosine(1402)-N(4))-methyltransferase RsmH, protein MDNGIIHSPVLLDEVINLLETVYVSDGYIFIDCTLGEGGHSGAVLRKYENINVVGIERDVAVLNIAKKFLEEFKDRILYFNVWFDDFFGEYPLSNNVDFILVDLGISMFHYKKSGRGFSFLKEEILDMRLNPCAGGLSAYDIVNTFTKEKLENLIYELGGENYYRRIVKSILEYRKVRKIKTALELQNLIGRDYPRINIKINPATKTFQALRIYVNDELLRLKRSLPLWLEKLAKNGILAIITFHSLEDKIVKEFFKELDKNSYSVLTKKPIIPSFKEKRCNNASRSAKLRVIKRIDG, encoded by the coding sequence ATGGATAATGGTATTATTCATAGTCCTGTACTTCTAGATGAAGTTATTAATCTTTTAGAAACAGTATATGTAAGTGATGGATATATTTTTATAGATTGTACTCTGGGAGAGGGAGGTCATTCAGGCGCAGTTTTAAGGAAATATGAAAATATTAATGTAGTTGGGATAGAAAGAGATGTTGCTGTTTTAAATATTGCGAAAAAATTTCTTGAAGAATTTAAAGATAGAATTTTATATTTTAATGTTTGGTTTGACGATTTTTTTGGTGAATATCCTTTAAGCAATAATGTTGATTTTATTTTAGTTGACCTTGGAATATCTATGTTCCATTACAAGAAGAGTGGAAGGGGATTTTCTTTTCTTAAAGAAGAGATATTGGATATGAGACTTAATCCTTGCGCTGGAGGTCTTAGTGCTTATGATATTGTAAATACTTTTACTAAAGAAAAACTAGAAAATTTAATTTATGAACTAGGTGGAGAGAATTATTATAGAAGAATTGTAAAATCTATTTTAGAATATAGGAAAGTGAGAAAAATAAAAACTGCTTTAGAACTACAGAATTTAATTGGTAGAGATTATCCTAGGATAAATATTAAAATAAATCCAGCAACTAAAACTTTTCAGGCATTAAGGATTTATGTTAATGATGAACTTTTAAGATTGAAAAGAAGTTTGCCATTGTGGTTAGAAAAATTAGCAAAGAATGGAATTTTGGCTATTATTACATTTCATTCATTGGAAGATAAAATTGTAAAGGAATTTTTTAAAGAATTAGATAAAAATTCGTATTCTGTCTTGACTAAAAAGCCTATAATCCCAAGCTTTAAAGAGAAGAGATGTAATAATGCATCAAGAAGTGCTAAGCTTAGAGTTATAAAAAGAATAGATGGTTAA